A single Choristoneura fumiferana chromosome 9, NRCan_CFum_1, whole genome shotgun sequence DNA region contains:
- the LOC141431395 gene encoding uncharacterized protein, which produces MCSFNNNHTSVNSEVNNNHSSINSEVNNNHTSVNSKVNNNHTGVNSEVNNNHTSVKSVVNNNHTSVNSEVNNNHSSINSEVNNNHTSVNSKVNNNHTSVNSKVNNNHTSVNSEVNNNHTSVNSKVNNNHTGVNSEVKNNHTSVNSEVNNNHTSVNSKVNNNHQQRS; this is translated from the exons ATGTGCTCAT TTAATAACAATCATACCAGCGTCAACAGCGAAGTTAATAACAATCATTCCAGCATCAACAGCGAAGTTAATAACAATCATACCAGCGTCAACAGCAAAGTCAATAACAATCATACCGGCGTCAACAGCGAAGTTAATAACAATCATACCAGCGTCAAAAGCGTAGTTAATAACAATCATACCAGCGTCAACAGCGAAGTTAATAACAATCATTCCAGCATCAACAGCGAAGTTAATAACAATCATACCAGCGTCAACAGCAAAGTCAATAACAATCATACCAGCGTCAACAGCAAAGTCAATAACAATCATACCAGCGTCAACAGCGAAGTTAATAACAATCATACCAGCGTCAACAGCAAAGTCAATAACAATCATACCGGCGTCAACAGCGAAGTTAAGAACAATCATACCAGCGTCAACAGCGAAGTTAATAACAATCATACCAGCGTCAACAGCAAAGTCAATAACAATCATCAACAGCGAAGTTAA
- the LOC141431278 gene encoding LOW QUALITY PROTEIN: putative glucosylceramidase 3 (The sequence of the model RefSeq protein was modified relative to this genomic sequence to represent the inferred CDS: inserted 1 base in 1 codon): protein MASWRSVSGACALTLTLLIVGIAAGDKPCAPRQYPGKSVGCVCNNTYCDEVTRDKPTANHFVAYTSSEAGSRFKKSNGELHSFYMWNESCSHTLELEPATTHQTVEGFGGAVTDAVGIHWANLTARLQAHLINSYFGKKGIEYNMVRVPIGGSDFSTHEYAYNELPAGDAQLANFSLTVEDFHYKIPLIKHITEVATAPVHIVATTWSPPPWMKTNEKFNGISQIKPEYFPTYALYHAKFIREYKKNGIDIWGITTTNEPENAYVPFARFQNLGWTAKKMGQWIIEDLGPTIRNASDLQHIKILTVDDQRFTIPFWFNKMVEEYPKVLDWIDGVAVHWYGDKFISPELLKLVTEKFPSKFVLATEACEGSFPWQKEKVSLGNWDRAESYAHDIITDLNYNLVGWIDWNMCLDQQGGPNWAKNFVDSPIIVFPEVHEIVKQPMFYAMGHFXKWIPRGSVRITVSEKKGLLEQALEHVAFLTPQNTIVLVVQNTAEARRVRVQIGNYHAVLDLEKNSITTAEFSYSP, encoded by the exons ATGGCGTCATGGCGGAGTGTTTCCGGCGCGTGCGCCTTGACGCTGACACTTCTAATCGTTGGAATCGCTGCAG GAGACAAGCCCTGTGCTCCGCGGCAGTACCCAGGCAAGTCTGTCGGCTGCGTGTGTAACAACACGTACTGCGATGAGGTTACTCGAGACAAACCCACTGCTAATCACTTCGTTGCCTACACTTCTTCCGAG GCTGGATCACGTTTCAAGAAAAGCAATGGAGAATTACATTCGTTCTATATGTGGA ACGAGTCCTGTTCGCACACGTTGGAACTGGAGCCCGCGACCACGCACCAGACGGTGGAAGGTTTCGGCGGAGCGGTCACCGACGCCGTGGGCATCCATTGGGCCAACCTCACCGCGCGGCTGCAGGCTCACTTAATTAA CTCATACTTCGGCAAGAAAGGCATCGAGTACAACATGGTGCGCGTGCCCATCGGCGGCTCGGACTTCTCCACGCACGAGTACGCGTACAACGAGCTGCCGGCCGGCGACGCGCAGCTCGCCAACTTCTCGCTGACAGTGGAAGACTTCCATTACAAG ATTCCGTTGATAAAGCATATCACGGAGGTGGCCACAGCTCCAGTGCACATTGTGGCTACCACCTGGTCGCCACCACCTTGGATGAAGACCAATGAGAAGTTCAACGGAATCAGCCAGATCAAGCCAGAATACTTCCCGACCTACGCTCTTTACCATGCCAA GTTCATACGTGAATACAAGAAGAACGGTATTGACATTTGGGGCATCACCACCACAAATGAACCTGAGAACGCATATGTTCCTTTTGCAAGATTCCAGAACTTGGGATGGACTGCTAAGAAAATG GGTCAATGGATCATCGAGGACCTAGGACCTACGATAAGGAATGCCTCTGATCTTCAGCATATAAAGATATTGACGGTGGATGACCAAAGATTCACCATTCCATTCTGGTTTAATAAG ATGGTTGAAGAGTACCCGAAAGTGCTGGATTGGATTGATGGTGTGGCAGTTCATTGGTACGGGGACAAGTTCATCAGCCCCGAGCTGCTGAAGTTAGTCACCGAAAAATTCCCAAGCAAGTTCGTCCTCGCCACCGAAGCCTGCGAAG GTTCCTTCCCTTGGCAAAAGGAAAAGGTTTCATTGGGAAATTGGGATCGTGCTGAATCCTATGCTCATGACATTATCACA GATCTGAACTACAATTTGGTGGGCTGGATTGACTGGAACATGTGCCTGGACCAGCAAGGAGGTCCCAACTGGGCCAAGAACTTCGTGGACTCCCCTATAATCGTGTTCCCCGAGGTCCACGAAATCGTAAAGCAGCCCATGTTCTACGCGATGGGCCACT CCAAGTGGATTCCCCGTGGCTCTGTGAGAATCACTGTCTCGGAGAAGAAGGGCTTGTTGGAACAGGCTTTGGAGCATGTCGCGTTCCTGACTCCGCAGAATACTATTGTTCTTGTCGTTCAAAATac CGCTGAAGCCAGAAGAGTGCGCGTGCAGATTGGCAACTACCACGCTGTGCTGGACCTGGAGAAGAATTCTATCACCACCGCTGAGTTCTCTTACTCGCCATGA